The genomic segment CGACAGGATTTCGGGGTACGGCTGCCCCGTTCCTTTGCACAGCGGCTGGCACAGTATGAGGACGATCCCAAGGGCTTTTACGAGGAAGGGGTCAAGTATGCCAATGAGCAGATCCGGCGGCTGGTTGCCACGAGTGCCCCCGGGGTACATATTTTCAGCCACAATGACTCGGAGCTGATCACCCGGCTGTCCCACGGATTTTACGATGCCGTTTCAGATTTCCAGGCAGGCACGCTGGCGCAGGAATTTCTCTCCAAAGCATAAGGCAGGCACCGCACGATTTGTGCGGTGCTTTTGTTTTCCGTGTATTTTTCGTGACAGCTTTTTCCGGATTTATCTTTTATACTCTGCGTGCTCCATCCACGCAATACCGTTCTACCGGAATCTTGGGGGGATGCGTGTAACTNNNNNNNNNNNNNNNNNNNNNNNNNNNNNNNNNNNNNNNNNNNNNNNNNNNNNNNNNNNNNNNNNNNNNNNNNNNNNNNNNNNNNNNNNNNNNNNNNNNNNNNNNNNNNNNNNNNNNNNNNNNNNNNNNNNNNNNNNNNNNNNNNNNNNNNNNNNNNNNNNNNNNNNNNNNNNNNNNNNNNNNNNNNNNNNNNNNNNNNNNNNNNNNNNNNNNNNNNNNNNNNNNNNNNNNNNNNNNNNNNNNNNNNNNNNNNNNNNNNNNNNNNNNNNNNNNNNNNNNNNNNNNNNNNNNNNNNNNNNNNNNNNNNNNNNNNNNNNNNNNNNNNNNNNNNNNNNNNNNNNNNNNNNNNNNNNNNNNNNNNNNNNNNNNNNNNNNNNNNNNNNNNNNNNNNNNNNNNNNNNNNNNNNNNNNNNNNNNNNNNNNNNNNNNNNNNNNNNNNNNNNNNNNNNNNNNNNNNNNNNNNNNNNNNNNNNNNNNNNNNNNNNNNNNNNNNNNNNNNNNNNNNNNNNNNNNNNNNNNNNNNNNNNNNNNNNNNNNNNNNNNNNNNNNGCTCTGGTTAAACAAATAGAACAACACACATCTCCCCAGACATTAGCAAACCCCTACTGCGTATCCCCAGCACGCAGAGCATAAAGAACAAGCCCGGAAAAATGGTCACCCGGCAGAACACACACAAAGCAAAAAGTCACAAAAAAGCCGGAGCATCCGCTCCGGCTTTTCCGCTTATTCTACAGAAATAATATAATAGTACACCGGCTGTCCGCCATTGACCAGCATAACCTCGATCTTGTCGCTGAGCTTTGCAGAAAGCAGCGCCTGTACATGCTCCGCCTGCTCGTCGGTTACATCCGCCCCGTAGATCAGGGTCACATAGCTTGTGTCCCCCTTCACCAGCCGCCGGGTCAGCTTCACCGCCGCCTTCTCCACGTCCTTGTCCGTAAAGGACAGCTTGCTGTTGTCCAGCGCCAGGATCTCGCCCTTCTTGATCTGGTGCCCTTCGTAGTCGGAATCCCGTGCCGCAAAGGTGATCTGTCCGGTGGATACCCGCTCGAACGCCTTGGTCATATTGATCCGGTTGTCCGCCAGGGATGCGCTCTCGTCAAAGGCAAGCATGGCAGCAAACCCCTGGGGGATGGTTCTGGTCTGCAGCACGCATACATTCCGGTCTGCCAGCTTGATGGCCTGCTCCGCCGCCATGATGATGTTCTTGTTGTTGGGCAGCACGAACACGGTCTTTGCCGGCGTCGCCATAATCGCCTTGAGGATATCGTCCGTAGAGGGGTTCATGGTCTGTCCGCCCCGGACAACCTGGTCAACCCCCAGATCCGTAAACATGGACTCCACACCCAGCCCTGCGGCAACTGCCACAAAGCCGAATTCCTTCTCCTGCTCCGCCGGGCGGAATTCCTGCTGCTTGGTGATCTTTGCCTCCAGCACCTTGTTTTCATGCTGGATCCGCATATTCTCGATCTTGGGCTTGGGATCGTTGATAAAGCAGCCAAACTCCAGCGCCTTGGTCAGCGCCATGCCCGGGCTGTCCGTGTGCACATGCACCTTGATGATCTCCTCATCGTCCACTACCACCACGCAGTCCCCGATGGTTTCCAGGTATGCCCGCAGCTTGGAGGCGTCCGGAGAATCCGGATGCTTCTGGACGATGAATTCCGTACAGTAAGTAAAGTTGATGACCTCGTCAAACTCGCCCACAGCGGTGCTGAACTCGACCTTCTTT from the Ruminococcus champanellensis 18P13 = JCM 17042 genome contains:
- a CDS encoding DAK2 domain-containing protein, coding for MINGKLLKDAMMSAAISIANKKRSVDELNVYPVPDGDTGTNMSMTMGAALRALELMGEDVTVSQVADTAASALLRGARGNSGVILSLLFRGIAKGLNGLTEADCESMANALELGVSAAYKAVMKPTEGTILTVARMASVKAQECVHTTNDPVILWEEVCKEAEATLAKTPDMLPVLKKAGVVDAGGQGLLLIFQAMLEVFHGGSIAVPAEKAKEEKKVEFSTAVGEFDEVINFTYCTEFIVQKHPDSPDASKLRAYLETIGDCVVVVDDEEIIKVHVHTDSPGMALTKALEFGCFINDPKPKIENMRIQHENKVLEAKITKQQEFRPAEQEKEFGFVAVAAGLGVESMFTDLGVDQVVRGGQTMNPSTDDILKAIMATPAKTVFVLPNNKNIIMAAEQAIKLADRNVCVLQTRTIPQGFAAMLAFDESASLADNRINMTKAFERVSTGQITFAARDSDYEGHQIKKGEILALDNSKLSFTDKDVEKAAVKLTRRLVKGDTSYVTLIYGADVTDEQAEHVQALLSAKLSDKIEVMLVNGGQPVYYYIISVE